Genomic DNA from Shouchella patagoniensis:
CTTCCATGCATCTGGACTTATGAAATCAGGATTGCGCGTTCCATCTCTATATTGATGTTCCGTGAATTCGATCTTTAAAAGTAATCGTAAGTTGTTCTTGTTTTCCTCAGTAGGATTCTCCCAATATGTGCGAATGGGATTCCAAGCAGCCATCAACCCCTCTTCATAGGCATTGCCATTCTGAGTGATAATGGCTTGAATTCGTTCAGGATGTAAAACCGCCAATCTAAATCCAATCGGAGCCCCATAATCATGGACATAGATACTGTACTTTTTCAGATTTATTTTCTCTATGAACGTATTCATTAATTGTGCAAGGTTATTAAAACTGTATTCAAATTCTTCCATGCTTGGTTGATCACTATTGCCGAAACCAGGATAGTCAGGTGCGATCACATGATAATCATCCATCAGCTTTGGGATTAGATTTCGGTACATATGTGAAGAAGAAGGAAATCCGTGAAATAAAAGAATAGTAGGTTTTTTCCTATTACCAGCTTCCCTATAAAAGATCGTAATTTCTCCTATTTTCTCTGATTTGTATTGTATCATCATTTTTTCACCTCATTATTTTTTTGCAAGCAGTGTAACAAAAGAAAATTTTATGATAATTTATGAGTCACCCCTTATATAACCATTAATATTTATTTTTAGCGGTTATAAAACAATCGTACCTCTATTTACATAACTTGTAAACAGTTATTTTAGTGGTTATAATGTAGTTGAGGTGAAATAGGAATGGACAAATTAATACTTTCATTAGGTGGGACACCTTGGCTAAATTTAGTCAACACGACTTATACATCTGAGAAAAAAACGGTTGATATTCTAAACGACCATTCAACTGCACAAGCGTGGTTGAATGAGAATGGTTTCTTTCACAAAGAAGAACAACGTATAGGGAAAGAAATGATAGAAGATCTTAAATCCCTTCGAGAACGATGCAAGCAAGCATTGAAAGACTTAACGAATGATGGAAAGCTGTCCTCTACTTCAATAGAACGATTAAATCAACAAGTGAAAAACGTCCAAATTGGTCTAACGATCCAATCGGATAACGAGAAAACAATACTTCTTACTAAAGGAATAACACCTAAGGATGATCTACTATATAAAATAATTGAATCCATTTTTCACACAATCGAAACGGTGGCTGTTTCTCGTATTAGAAATTGCGAGCATCAAGAGTGTCAACTCTATTTCGTGGATACATCCAAATCAGGTAAAAGACGCTGGTGTAGTATGGAGCTATGTGGTAATCGCCAAAAAGCGGCTGAATTTTACGCGAGGAAAAAAGAAATGAAATG
This window encodes:
- a CDS encoding CGNR zinc finger domain-containing protein, which gives rise to MDKLILSLGGTPWLNLVNTTYTSEKKTVDILNDHSTAQAWLNENGFFHKEEQRIGKEMIEDLKSLRERCKQALKDLTNDGKLSSTSIERLNQQVKNVQIGLTIQSDNEKTILLTKGITPKDDLLYKIIESIFHTIETVAVSRIRNCEHQECQLYFVDTSKSGKRRWCSMELCGNRQKAAEFYARKKEMK
- a CDS encoding alpha/beta fold hydrolase, coding for MMIQYKSEKIGEITIFYREAGNRKKPTILLFHGFPSSSHMYRNLIPKLMDDYHVIAPDYPGFGNSDQPSMEEFEYSFNNLAQLMNTFIEKINLKKYSIYVHDYGAPIGFRLAVLHPERIQAIITQNGNAYEEGLMAAWNPIRTYWENPTEENKNNLRLLLKIEFTEHQYRDGTRNPDFISPDAWKMDQFVLDREGNDEIQLALYYDYQDNVKQYPVWQEYFRTYQPPTLVAWGKNDMFFGPKGALAFQDDLKDCEVHLLNTGHFPLEEDLEISASLIKHFLKERLN